A stretch of the Lolium perenne isolate Kyuss_39 chromosome 3, Kyuss_2.0, whole genome shotgun sequence genome encodes the following:
- the LOC127341484 gene encoding large ribosomal subunit protein bL17c, producing MAAFASTSPSTAISASTWRMESLRAALPALRPSASAAIGAGLRRRKQAVRLGASASPFLRSSFVSTSSASSSASPASISSAVSASLAFSYTSSFSVESSFEHRLFGIDVRGRILAMRHGKRIPRLGRPADQRKALLRGLTTQLLKHGRIKTTKPRAKAMRKWVDKMITLAKDGSLHKRRQALGYIYEKHIVHALFAEVPDRYGERPGGYTRIIPTFPRRGDNAPMAYIELV from the exons ATGGCGGCCTTCGCCTCCACCTCCCCCTCGACGGCGATCTCTGCCTCGACCTGGCGCATGGAATCACTCCGCGCCGCACTCCCTGCGCTCCGGCCCTCCGCTTCGGCGGCCATCGGCGCCGGTCTCCGCCGGCGCAAGCAGGCGGTCCGGTTGGGCGCCTCCGCCTCCCCTTTTCTCAGGAGTTCCTTCGTCTCTACGTCTTCTGCTTCGTCGTCCGCATCTCCCGCctcgatttcctccgcggtctcgGCGTCGCTCGCCTTCTCGTACACCTCCTCGTTCTCCG TTGAATCAAGTTTTGAGCACCGATTGTTTGGTATTGATGTTCGTGGAAGGATATTGGCTATGAGGCATGGGAAACGTATTCCTAGACTCGGCAGACCTGCAGATCAGCGGAAGGCACTTCTGCGTGGGCTGACCACACAGCTGCTGAAGCATGGGAGGATAAAGACTACCAAGCCAAGGGCAAAGGCAATGAGGAAGTGGGTTGATAAGATGATCACGCTGGCGAAGGATGGATCTCTTCACAAGAGGAGACAGGCCTTAGGGTATATATATGAGAAACATATAGTCCATGCATTGTTTGCTGAGGTTCCGGACAGGTATGGGGAAAGACCAGGGGGCTACACAAGGATCATCCCAACGTTTCCCAGGCGGGGAGACAATGCACCTATGGCTTACATCGAGCTCGTCTAG